A stretch of Aerococcus christensenii DNA encodes these proteins:
- the thiS gene encoding sulfur carrier protein ThiS, translated as MLKINKQWIDYHPGESLLQVLERADYSPDFVAVEVNGDLIKRKEFQTLLIPDEAVIEVFTIVGGG; from the coding sequence ATGCTTAAAATTAACAAGCAATGGATAGACTATCATCCAGGAGAAAGTTTATTGCAGGTTTTAGAACGGGCAGATTATTCGCCAGATTTTGTTGCTGTGGAAGTGAATGGGGACTTAATCAAAAGAAAAGAATTTCAAACTTTACTCATTCCTGATGAGGCAGTGATTGAAGTATTTACCATTGTAGGAGGTGGTTAA
- a CDS encoding YSIRK-type signal peptide-containing protein (The YSIRK form of extended signal peptide directs nascent proteins to the cross-wall site, while signal peptides lacking YSIRK direct proteins instead to the cell pole. A large fraction of YSIRK proteins are surface proteins anchored by sortase-mediated processing of a C-terminal LPXTG motif.), whose product MASKNNRRLQEEKQAQKKDKFSIRKLKVGIASVVIGASLFFGGFQSQSLKELL is encoded by the coding sequence ATGGCCTCGAAAAATAATCGCCGACTTCAAGAAGAGAAGCAGGCGCAAAAGAAGGACAAATTTAGTATTCGGAAGCTGAAGGTTGGAATAGCGTCGGTTGTGATCGGGGCCAGTCTCTTCTTTGGGGGATTTCAGAGCCAAAGTTTAAAGGAACTTTTGTAA
- a CDS encoding amidohydrolase family protein, whose product MSEPKFKGTFVSPTLVAGAGILKIGEGTAFSYQADKTREIWTDLLQNVAKIYQAGIPLTLATDAGTPFNGFELTAVEFQLFVEKIHLTPFQALLTSYHSAQLMKIDKDYGSIETGKVADFLVLKGNPLEDIKVVQQVDKQVYKKGRRVF is encoded by the coding sequence ATTTCAGAGCCAAAGTTTAAAGGAACTTTTGTAAGCCCAACGCTAGTAGCTGGAGCAGGAATTTTAAAGATTGGAGAAGGCACAGCCTTTAGCTACCAAGCAGATAAGACAAGGGAAATTTGGACCGACTTACTCCAGAATGTTGCGAAAATATATCAAGCAGGCATTCCGTTAACCCTAGCAACTGATGCTGGGACGCCATTTAATGGGTTTGAACTGACTGCTGTGGAATTTCAACTTTTTGTCGAAAAAATTCACTTAACGCCTTTCCAAGCTCTACTAACATCTTATCATTCTGCGCAATTAATGAAGATTGATAAAGATTATGGTTCTATTGAAACAGGAAAAGTAGCCGACTTTCTTGTGTTGAAGGGAAATCCACTAGAGGATATTAAAGTGGTTCAACAAGTAGATAAACAAGTCTACAAAAAAGGCCGCAGGGTGTTTTAA
- the thiF gene encoding sulfur carrier protein ThiS adenylyltransferase ThiF: MEMTDEKLRSCILKRQDSKISAEFQKETVTIFGCGGLGSNVAMMLARAGVGRLILYDYDAIEYSNLNRQNYTFQEVGASKVFTCKARLENTIPYVQVEAHSQKVTQENLEDICQNSRLFIEAFDDREAKRLLLDYFMEHEDKFLITASGLSGLGRLEDVQVKYLHNICLIGDYKTSVEEGLYLPYVSLIASLEALEALKWIKNGGYYGNE, from the coding sequence ATGGAAATGACGGATGAAAAGCTTCGCTCATGTATTTTAAAGCGTCAAGATTCCAAAATAAGTGCAGAATTTCAGAAAGAAACCGTGACGATTTTTGGTTGTGGGGGCTTAGGTTCGAATGTGGCGATGATGTTAGCGCGAGCAGGAGTTGGGCGGTTGATACTCTACGATTATGATGCTATTGAATATTCTAATCTTAATCGCCAAAATTATACCTTCCAGGAAGTTGGAGCTTCCAAAGTCTTTACCTGCAAGGCTAGATTAGAAAACACTATTCCTTATGTTCAAGTGGAAGCTCACTCTCAAAAAGTGACGCAAGAAAACTTAGAAGATATTTGTCAAAATTCGCGTTTATTTATTGAAGCTTTTGATGACAGAGAGGCGAAACGTTTATTACTCGATTATTTTATGGAACACGAAGATAAATTTTTGATTACTGCTTCCGGACTATCGGGTTTGGGCCGTTTAGAAGATGTCCAAGTCAAATATTTGCACAATATCTGTTTAATCGGAGACTATAAGACAAGTGTAGAGGAAGGACTCTATCTTCCTTATGTGTCCTTAATAGCGAGTTTAGAAGCCTTAGAAGCACTCAAATGGATAAAAAATGGAGGTTATTATGGAAATGAATGA
- a CDS encoding thiazole synthase, with protein sequence MEMNDSFELGGKQFTSRYILGSGKYSPELIDAAVQQAGAQMITVAIRHAGNEQAATILKHIPKEVTLLPNTNGATNVEEAVKIARLAREMGCGNFVKLEIMRDRKYLLPDNAATVKATEILAKEGFVVLPYMYPDLQVAYDLKEAGASAIMPLAAPIGSNKGLVTKEFIRMIIKEIDLPVIVDAGIGVPSQAAEVMEMGATAVMANTGVATANDILLMAKAFKLGIEAGRAAFLAGPGRVLVDGAAPSSPKRDDE encoded by the coding sequence ATGGAAATGAATGATTCTTTTGAATTAGGTGGCAAACAATTTACTTCACGGTATATCTTAGGTTCAGGGAAATATTCCCCAGAATTGATCGATGCTGCTGTTCAACAAGCAGGCGCTCAAATGATTACGGTGGCTATTCGTCACGCTGGCAATGAGCAAGCGGCAACTATCTTGAAACATATTCCAAAAGAAGTGACCCTCTTGCCGAATACGAATGGAGCAACCAATGTTGAAGAAGCAGTCAAAATCGCTCGCTTAGCGCGTGAAATGGGATGCGGAAACTTCGTCAAATTGGAAATCATGAGAGACCGCAAATACTTGTTACCAGATAATGCAGCGACCGTCAAAGCTACAGAAATTTTAGCCAAGGAAGGTTTTGTTGTCCTCCCTTACATGTATCCAGATTTGCAAGTGGCTTATGACCTCAAAGAAGCAGGGGCTTCTGCTATTATGCCATTAGCTGCGCCTATTGGCTCGAATAAAGGTCTAGTTACGAAAGAATTTATCCGCATGATTATCAAAGAAATCGACTTACCGGTGATTGTGGATGCTGGAATAGGAGTTCCAAGTCAAGCAGCAGAAGTCATGGAAATGGGCGCTACGGCTGTGATGGCGAATACAGGAGTTGCTACTGCTAATGATATTCTTTTGATGGCTAAGGCCTTCAAGTTAGGGATTGAAGCAGGACGTGCGGCTTTCCTTGCAGGACCAGGTCGTGTCTTAGTAGATGGTGCAGCGCCATCTTCCCCTAAACGGGATGATGAATAG
- the nadC gene encoding carboxylating nicotinate-nucleotide diphosphorylase, whose translation MLAINQDLVDEYIARGLKEDVPYEDVTTQAIYMGQQATVQLLAKESGIICGLAVFERVFQYLDPQTTCQWLVQEGDAVNPNDQLMQITGSVNTLLTGERVALNFLQRMSGIATLTHCMVQALEGSTIKLLDTRKTTPGYRLLEKYAVRIGGGYNHRFSLSEAIMLKDNHIEAAGGVIPAIKAARAYSPFIKKIEVEVETLEMVKEAIHGQADIIMLDNMSHEAMAEALKWIDGRAIVEASGNFTLDNISEYKDLPLDYISSGEITHSARCLDLSMKHLQVI comes from the coding sequence ATGTTAGCGATTAATCAAGACTTGGTGGATGAGTATATTGCTCGCGGATTAAAAGAAGATGTACCTTATGAAGATGTCACAACACAAGCTATTTATATGGGACAACAAGCCACAGTACAATTGTTAGCTAAAGAATCAGGAATTATTTGTGGATTAGCTGTTTTTGAACGTGTTTTTCAATATTTAGATCCTCAAACAACATGCCAGTGGCTTGTTCAGGAGGGGGATGCAGTGAATCCTAATGATCAATTGATGCAAATTACGGGATCTGTCAATACCCTATTAACTGGGGAGAGGGTGGCTTTAAATTTTTTGCAGAGAATGAGCGGAATTGCAACGCTTACACATTGTATGGTTCAAGCTTTGGAAGGCAGTACGATCAAACTGTTAGATACGAGAAAAACCACCCCAGGTTATCGCTTATTAGAAAAATATGCGGTAAGAATTGGTGGAGGGTATAATCATCGTTTTTCCTTGTCAGAGGCTATCATGCTCAAAGACAATCATATTGAGGCTGCGGGAGGCGTCATTCCTGCGATTAAAGCAGCACGCGCTTACTCTCCTTTTATTAAAAAAATTGAAGTAGAAGTAGAGACTCTTGAAATGGTTAAAGAAGCTATACATGGCCAAGCAGATATTATTATGTTGGATAATATGTCACATGAGGCTATGGCAGAAGCTTTAAAATGGATCGATGGACGGGCGATTGTTGAAGCATCGGGCAATTTTACGTTAGATAATATTAGTGAATATAAAGATTTACCGTTGGATTATATTTCTAGTGGGGAAATTACTCATTCTGCGAGATGTTTAGATTTATCAATGAAACATTTACAGGTTATATAA